The genomic stretch TCCGAGCGGCGCACGGTCCGGGCGGTCCGCGGTGAAGTCGACCGTGGCCGCGACCAGCGGGCCGTTGACCATCACCTCGCGCACGACGAGCCGAAACGTTCCGTGGCTGCGGCCCATGAACTCGCCGAACAGTGCGAGGACCGCGTCCCGGCCTCGGTGAATGCCCGACAGCGCTCCTGCGCCGGGCTGGTGCCAGACGATGTCGTCGGCGAGCAGGCCGCCGAGCCGCTCCATGTCACCGCCCACGAGGCTCTCGTAGTAGGCCTGGAAGACCGTTGCCGGGTCCGTGCTGGTCATTGTGGATCCCTTTTCTTCGCTGCTTGACCGGTCACACCGCGTGTCCGGGACGTGCTCAGGCTGGCGGTCGGTGGCGGACTCCGATACCTCCCCTCGACTCGTCTACAGGGGGAGTCCGTCGACCCGACCCGGGCATCGGGCACTGATGCCCCTATGGGTGTCAAGGTGCGGGTGTCGCGGTGGTGGGTGCCGTCGTGGTGGGGGTGAGGAGTCGGTAGATCTCTCGTGCGATGTAGCGTTTGAGGCATCGGATGATCTCCCGCTTGGTCTTGCCTTCTGCTGTGCGTCGTTGCAGGTAGTGCTGGGTGCGTGGGTCCCAGCGGAGGCGGGTGAGCACGGCGCGGTAGAGGGCGGCGTTGGCTTGGCGGTCGCCGCCGCGGTTGAGCCGGCGGCGTTGGGTCTTGCCGGAGGACTGCTCGACGGGGCTGACTCCGCACAGGGCGGCGAACGCGGCCTCGCTGGTGAGGCGCTCGGGGTTGTCTCCGGCGGTGATGAGCAGGGCGGCGGCGCTGTCCGGGCCGATTCCACGCACGTCGAGCAGGCCGGGACGGCTGGCCTTCACGGCCCGGGCTACCTGTTTGACCAGGTCGTCTATCTCCTCGGTCAGATGCTGGATGCGGCGGGCGAGCAGCCGCAGGGTGTGGCGGGCGGCGCCCGCAGGTCCGTCGTGGAGCGCGTCGTCGAGCTGGGCGCAGTGTTTGATCAGGTGGGGGTTGGCCAGCTGGGCGAGGTCCTCGCGCAGAGTAGGGTCGGCGCAGATCAGGACGCTTTTGAGTTGGTTGATGGCCTGGGTGCGGGCCTTGATCGCGGATCCTTTCGCGAGCTTGAACAGCCGTAGTGTCTCGGCGGGGCCGTCGCCGGTCTTCGGACTCTCGGTGGCGCGTCCGGACAATACGGCGCGGGCGGCGGCCTCGGCATCGACCGCGTGGGTCTTGCCGTGGCGGCGCCGGGCGGCCTTGTCGGGCTGGTTGACCTCGGTCACCTCGATGTCCTCGGCGTTCAGGTGGCGGGCCAGTGCCTTGCCACAGGAGCAGGTGCATTCCACCCCGGCCCGTCGAAGCGTGCCGAAGGAGCGTGCCCAGGTGGTGAGTTGGCGGAAGCCCGCGGCCGTGGCACGGAAGTCGCGGCGGTCCAGCGTGGCGCCGAGGACCGTGATCACGGCCGCGGCGTGGACGTCCTTGTGCGTGTCCACGCCGAGCAGTACCTGTTCGGCGGGTCGGTCGGGGGCATTGTCACGTTGTCGGTGGCGGTCTGGGATGATCTTGGGGTTGTCCGTCTGGGGAGGCAGTGCATCGTGTCGTCTGTGGTGCCGTCGTACGCGAATCACCGCTACCCGGCCGAGATCATCGCGCACTGTGTGTGGCTGTACTTCCGCTTCCCGCTCTCCTTCCGCGAGGTCAAGGAGATGATGCTCGAGCGCGGCGTGACCGTCTCCCACGAGAGCATCCGCCGGTGGTGCCTGAAGTTCGGCCAGACCTACGCCACCGCCCTGCGCCGACGGCGCCCCAAGCCCGGTGACAAGTGGCATCTCGACGAGGTCTTCGTCAAGATCGGCGGGGTGCGGAAATACCTGTGGCGGGCCGTCGACGCCGACGGAAACGTACTCGACATCCTCGTCCAGAATCGCCGTGACAAAGCTGCGGCCAGGCGTTTCTTCCGGAGACTCCTCACCAC from Streptomyces sp. NBC_01264 encodes the following:
- a CDS encoding IS110 family transposase, yielding MPDRHRQRDNAPDRPAEQVLLGVDTHKDVHAAAVITVLGATLDRRDFRATAAGFRQLTTWARSFGTLRRAGVECTCSCGKALARHLNAEDIEVTEVNQPDKAARRRHGKTHAVDAEAAARAVLSGRATESPKTGDGPAETLRLFKLAKGSAIKARTQAINQLKSVLICADPTLREDLAQLANPHLIKHCAQLDDALHDGPAGAARHTLRLLARRIQHLTEEIDDLVKQVARAVKASRPGLLDVRGIGPDSAAALLITAGDNPERLTSEAAFAALCGVSPVEQSSGKTQRRRLNRGGDRQANAALYRAVLTRLRWDPRTQHYLQRRTAEGKTKREIIRCLKRYIAREIYRLLTPTTTAPTTATPAP
- a CDS encoding nuclear transport factor 2 family protein, which produces MTSTDPATVFQAYYESLVGGDMERLGGLLADDIVWHQPGAGALSGIHRGRDAVLALFGEFMGRSHGTFRLVVREVMVNGPLVAATVDFTADRPDRAPLGMSGVDLMRIEEDRITEVWLFSQDQAAEDLFWGLDQG